From a region of the Bermanella marisrubri genome:
- the nirD gene encoding nitrite reductase small subunit NirD: MSDFQKACLIDDIDAGTGVCALISNKQVALFRPTKEAKVFAIDNFDPVGKANVLSRGLIADVKQTLTVASPLYKQHYDLATGQCLEDDSISVPVYEVKVENNEVWVKA; the protein is encoded by the coding sequence ATGAGTGATTTTCAAAAAGCATGTTTAATTGATGATATTGATGCGGGCACAGGAGTTTGCGCCCTGATCAGTAACAAACAAGTGGCACTGTTTAGGCCGACAAAAGAAGCGAAAGTATTTGCCATCGACAATTTCGATCCAGTTGGAAAAGCAAATGTACTAAGCCGAGGCCTGATAGCGGATGTAAAGCAAACCTTAACGGTTGCCAGTCCACTCTATAAACAGCATTACGATTTGGCTACCGGTCAATGCCTTGAAGACGATTCAATCAGCGTACCGGTTTACGAAGTAAAAGTTGAAAATAACGAAGTTTGGGTCAAAGCCTAA